The Fortiea contorta PCC 7126 genome has a segment encoding these proteins:
- a CDS encoding sodium-dependent bicarbonate transport family permease: MDIGLILSNILNPPVLAFFLGMLAVFLKSDLEIPAPLPKLFSLYLLFAIGFKGGVELAKSGINQAVILTLIASIIMACIVPTYTFFILKLKLDTYNAAAIAATYGSISAVTFITASSFLTELGIVYDGYMVAALALMESPAIIVGLILVNVFTAAQVKRSISWTEVLREACFNSSVFLLVGSLIMGILTGEHGGQVLKPFTQDLFYGVLTFFLLDMGLLAAKRIKDLKKTGVFLIAFAILVPIVNAIIGLVVAKLIGMPKGDTLLFSVLCASASYIAVPAAMRLTVPEANPSLYVSTALAVTFPFNIIVGIPLYLYGINIFWK, from the coding sequence ATGGACATTGGTTTGATCTTATCAAACATCTTAAATCCTCCCGTCTTGGCCTTTTTTCTAGGGATGTTGGCGGTTTTCCTCAAGTCAGATTTGGAAATTCCTGCGCCCCTTCCCAAACTTTTCTCGCTTTATTTATTGTTTGCGATTGGGTTTAAGGGTGGTGTGGAACTCGCCAAAAGTGGGATTAATCAAGCAGTTATCCTCACCCTCATCGCCTCAATCATCATGGCGTGTATAGTTCCGACCTATACATTTTTCATTCTCAAACTGAAACTTGACACTTACAACGCAGCTGCTATCGCCGCTACCTACGGTTCCATAAGTGCTGTCACATTTATTACCGCTAGTTCCTTCCTCACGGAATTGGGTATAGTCTACGATGGCTACATGGTAGCAGCGCTGGCCCTCATGGAATCTCCAGCGATTATTGTCGGATTAATTTTGGTCAATGTGTTCACAGCCGCACAAGTAAAACGCTCAATTTCCTGGACTGAAGTATTAAGAGAAGCCTGCTTTAATAGTTCTGTATTTTTGTTAGTTGGTAGCTTAATTATGGGCATACTAACTGGCGAACATGGAGGACAAGTATTAAAACCATTCACCCAAGATTTATTTTATGGTGTTCTCACATTCTTCTTACTTGATATGGGGCTTTTAGCTGCCAAAAGAATCAAAGATTTGAAAAAAACCGGAGTTTTCCTGATTGCGTTTGCGATTTTGGTGCCAATTGTTAATGCCATTATTGGTCTGGTAGTTGCTAAATTAATTGGGATGCCAAAGGGCGATACACTTTTATTTTCTGTGCTCTGTGCCAGTGCATCATACATTGCAGTTCCTGCAGCCATGCGATTAACTGTTCCTGAAGCCAACCCCAGTTTGTATGTCTCCACTGCCTTAGCCGTCACATTTCCCTTTAATATTATTGTGGGTATACCGCTATATCTTTACGGTATTAACATCTTTTGGAAATAA
- a CDS encoding SDR family oxidoreductase, with amino-acid sequence MNIAIIGCGYVGYAVAQYWQQNQNFNITATTTTPGRVPHLNVVAQKVVVAQGNNPEQLKAALQNQDVVLLSVGAKGVNVYEETYLETAKTIASILPEFPTIKQLIYTGSYAVYGNKKGAVVDEQTATAPSNNNGRILQATEAVLLSAATANQRVCILRLGGIYGPGRELIKIFGRAAGTTRPGNGEDVTNWIHLDDIVGAIDFVREQQLSGIYNLVDDAHLSSRDLLDNVFKTHNLPTVTWDTSLESDRVYNSWVSNQKIKDAGYQLLQPQMIF; translated from the coding sequence ATGAACATTGCAATCATTGGTTGTGGTTATGTGGGCTATGCAGTCGCCCAATATTGGCAACAAAACCAAAATTTTAACATCACCGCAACTACAACTACACCCGGACGTGTCCCCCATCTCAATGTTGTAGCTCAAAAAGTTGTAGTTGCTCAGGGAAATAATCCAGAACAACTCAAAGCAGCATTACAAAATCAAGATGTTGTCCTCTTGAGTGTGGGTGCAAAAGGTGTAAATGTCTATGAAGAAACTTATCTGGAAACTGCCAAGACTATAGCCTCAATCTTACCGGAATTTCCGACAATTAAACAACTGATATATACAGGCAGTTACGCTGTTTATGGTAACAAAAAAGGTGCAGTTGTAGATGAACAAACAGCAACAGCACCTAGCAATAACAACGGTAGAATTTTGCAAGCAACAGAAGCAGTTTTACTATCAGCCGCAACCGCTAATCAGCGCGTTTGTATTTTGCGTTTAGGGGGAATTTATGGCCCCGGTAGAGAACTGATTAAAATATTTGGTCGTGCTGCTGGAACAACTCGTCCGGGGAATGGGGAAGATGTCACCAATTGGATTCATCTTGATGATATTGTCGGCGCAATTGATTTTGTCCGGGAGCAGCAATTATCAGGAATTTATAACTTAGTAGACGATGCCCATCTTAGCAGTCGTGATTTGCTAGATAATGTGTTTAAAACCCATAATTTACCTACTGTTACTTGGGATACTTCTTTAGAGAGCGATCGCGTTTACAATTCTTGGGTGTCAAATCAAAAAATTAAAGATGCAGGATATCAATTGCTCCAGCCACAGATGATTTTTTAA